The following are from one region of the Cytobacillus firmus genome:
- a CDS encoding site-specific integrase, which yields MKWPDHFFIFGNEFGKPIRPDSIGQWWRRFTQKHDFKHIRFHDLRHTSATLLISEGVHAKVISERLGHADISTTMNIYGHVLEEADKTAASHFDKFFEKKE from the coding sequence GTGAAATGGCCCGATCACTTTTTCATCTTTGGAAATGAATTCGGCAAGCCCATACGTCCGGACAGTATCGGCCAGTGGTGGCGAAGATTCACCCAAAAACATGACTTTAAACATATTCGCTTTCATGATCTTAGGCATACTTCAGCAACCCTACTCATTAGTGAAGGTGTTCACGCAAAAGTAATTAGCGAAAGATTAGGACATGCAGATATTTCTACTACAATGAATATTTATGGCCATGTTTTGGAAGAGGCTGATAAAACTGCTGCAAGTCACTTTGATAAATTTTTCGAAAAGAAAGAATAG
- a CDS encoding acyltransferase family protein, translating into MKQRDFYFDNAKFILIFFVVFGHLLRSFIEDNETIYTVYKVIYTFHMPAFILVSGFFAKGFYKKGYIKKIAKKLILPYIIFQVIYSVFYYFLYNKGTFELDPFNPHWSLWFLISMFCWNIMLLFFAKYKAVYSLAAAFIIGLAVGYADWISNYLSLSRTFVFFPLFLLGYYLKKEHLYALFQPKFRISAFAIFAVVFIGFYLYPEVDYKWLLGSKPYTEMGAASLGAVFTRLGFYILSIIMVFSFFAFVPRKQYFFTNLGKNTLYVYLLHGFFVRVFRESDVQGFFNKPENFLLLAGISLLLTLLLSSKLITSFAQPIIELKTSQLKKLKDKSRVYARFYRKKLTS; encoded by the coding sequence ATGAAACAACGTGACTTTTACTTCGACAATGCTAAGTTTATCCTGATCTTCTTTGTCGTTTTCGGGCATTTGCTCCGCTCTTTTATTGAAGATAATGAGACTATTTATACAGTATATAAAGTGATTTATACGTTCCATATGCCGGCATTTATATTGGTATCCGGTTTTTTTGCAAAAGGCTTTTATAAAAAAGGCTATATAAAGAAAATTGCCAAAAAGCTAATACTGCCGTATATCATTTTCCAGGTTATTTACTCCGTTTTTTATTACTTTTTATATAATAAAGGCACCTTTGAGCTGGATCCTTTTAACCCGCATTGGTCATTATGGTTCCTGATCAGCATGTTCTGCTGGAATATCATGCTTTTATTCTTCGCAAAGTATAAAGCGGTGTACTCCCTGGCTGCTGCTTTTATCATAGGGCTTGCTGTCGGATATGCTGATTGGATTTCAAACTATTTAAGTTTATCCAGGACGTTTGTGTTCTTCCCGTTATTTTTATTGGGATACTATTTAAAGAAAGAGCATTTATATGCTCTATTCCAGCCGAAGTTCAGGATTAGTGCGTTCGCTATTTTTGCTGTAGTCTTTATCGGCTTTTATCTTTACCCTGAAGTGGATTATAAATGGCTGCTTGGATCAAAGCCATACACTGAAATGGGAGCAGCATCCCTTGGGGCAGTTTTTACGAGATTGGGCTTTTATATCCTAAGCATAATCATGGTATTTAGCTTCTTTGCTTTCGTTCCGCGCAAACAATATTTCTTTACTAACTTAGGGAAAAATACACTTTATGTCTATCTGCTGCATGGGTTCTTTGTTCGGGTATTCAGAGAAAGTGATGTACAGGGCTTTTTCAATAAACCGGAAAACTTCCTGCTGCTTGCCGGCATATCGCTGCTGCTTACTTTGCTTCTATCAAGCAAATTGATTACTTCATTTGCACAGCCAATCATTGAACTGAAGACTTCACAGCTTAAAAAGCTGAAAGATAAATCAAGGGTTTATGCAAGATTTTATCGTAAAAAACTTACAAGTTAG